Sequence from the Pseudomonas frederiksbergensis genome:
AGCATACACAAGCCAAAGGCCATCCCACACTGCCCTGCCTCATAAAAATAACGAAAAAAATGCCGATTCAACCGGGTTCCGATCATCGCAAGCGCGTCCCGCTGATGCTCGCGGGCACTGACTGACCGGTCATCAGCAGGCGGTGTTTTGTCGGCCAACGCAAAGCTCGGTTTGCCCGAGGTGGCGCCGCACCCTAGAATGCCTCGATGCGCGATGATCTCTCCCTTTTGCTGAACTCCCTAAACGATGCCCAACGCCAGGCAGTTGCTGCCTCCGTGGGCCGTCAATTGGTCCTGGCTGGTGCCGGCTCCGGCAAGACCCGAGTGCTGGTGCACCGTATCGCCTGGTTGATCCAGGTCGAGAACGCCTCGCCCCATTCGATCCTGTCGGTGACCTTTACCAACAAGGCTGCTGCCGAGATGCGCCATCGCATCGAACAACTGATGGGCATCAACCCGGCCGGCATGTGGGTCGGTACGTTCCACGGGCTGGCCCATCGCCTGTTACGGGCCCATTGGCAGGAAGCCGGGCTGAGCCAGACTTTCCAGATCCTGGACAGCGACGACCAGCAACGCCTGGTCAAGCGCGTCATCCGCGAACTGGGCCTGGACGAGCAACGCTGGCCGGCCCGCCAGGCCCAGTGGTTCATCAACGGGCAGAAAGACGAAGGCCTTCGCCCGCAACATATCCAGGCCAGCGGCGACCTGTTCCTGGCGACCATGCGCAGCATCTACGAAGCCTACGAGGCGGCGTGCCAGCGTGCCGGTGTCATCGACTTCTCCGAACTGTTGCTGCGAGCGCTGGACCTGTGGCGCGACCACCCGGGGCTGCTGGAGCACTACCAGAGGCGCTTCCGACACGTCCTGGTGGACGAATTCCAGGACACCAACGCCGTTCAATATGCGTGGTTGCGCCTGCTTGCCAAGGGCGGCGACAGCCTGATGGTCGTGGGCGACGACGACCAGTCGATCTATGGCTGGCGTGGCGCCAAGATCGAGAACATTCATCAATACTCGGCGGATTTTCCCGATGCCGAGGTGATTCGCCTGGAACAGAACTACCGCTCCACCGCTGGCATCCTGAAGGCCGCCAACGCGCTGATTGCCAACAATACCGGCCGCTTGGGCAAGGAATTGTGGACCGACGGCAACGAAGGCGAGGCGATCAATCTCTACGCCGCGTTCAACGAACACGATGAGGCCCGCTATGTCGTGGAAACCATCGAGAGTGCGTTGAAAACCGGCCTGGCCCGCAGCGATATCGCCATCCTGTATCGCTCCAACGCCCAATCGCGGGTGCTGGAAGAGGCCTTGCTTCGCGAGCGGATCCCCTACCGTATCTATGGCGGCCAGCGCTTCTTCGAACGCGCGGAAATCAAGAACGCCATGGCCTACCTGCGCCTGATCGAAGGCCGCGGCAACGACGCGGCCCTGGAACGGGTAATCAATGTGCCGACGCGCGGCATTGGCGAGAAAACCGTCGAAGCGATTCGCGACCATGCCCGCCATAGCCACGTGTCGATGTGGGAAGCCATGCGCCTGCTGGTGGACAACAAAGGCGTCACCGGCCGTGCCGCCGGAGCTCTGAAAGCGTTCATGGACTTGATAGAAGACCTGGCCGCCAAGTGCAGGGAAATGCCGCTGCACCTGATGACCCAGACCGTCATCGAGCAATCCGGCCTGATCGCCTATCACGAGGCGGAAAAAGGCGAAAAAGGCCAGGCCCGGGTTGAAAACCTCGAGGAGCTGGTCAGCGCCGCGCGCAACTTCGAAAATACCGAAGAAGATGAAGACCTGTCCCCCCTGTCGGCCTTCCTCGGCCATGCCTCCCTTGAGGCAGGCGACACCCAGGCCGATGAGCATGAAGACAGCATCCAGCTCATGACCTTGCACAGCGCCAAGGGCCTGGAGTTCCCGTATGTGTTCCTGGTAGGAATGGAGGAAGGGCTGTTTCCTCACAAAATGAGCCTGGAAGAGCCTGGGCGCCTGGAAGAGGAACGGCGGCTGGCCTACGTAGGCATCACTCGGGCCATGCAGAACCTGGTGATGACCTACGCCGAAACCCGACGGTTGTATGGCAGCGAGACCTACAACAAAGTGTCGCGATTCGTACGTGAAGTGCCGAAGGGCCTGATCCAGGAAGTGCGTCTGTCCAACAGTGTCAGTCGACCGTTCGGCGGCAGCCAGCAACAAAGCGCCAGCAGCCTGTTTGGCGGCAGCGACATTCCGGAAACCGGCTTCAGCCTGGGCCAGGCCGTACGCCATTCGGTATTCGGCGACGGGGTGATCCTCAACTTCGAAGGCGCCGGTGCCCAGGCCCGGGTCCAGGTCAACTTCAGCGAAGGCAGCAAATGGCTGATGCTGGGGTATGCCAAGCTGGAAGCGATCTAAAGGCATTGCAGGAACCCTGTATGCGACCTTGCTCCCCACAGGGTTCTGGGACCGCCAGAATATTTCCGATAGAACTTGTTTACCTTTCCTACAGCCCAAAGCGAACAGGCCCGCTTGCGTAGCTGAACCTGAACCTTACCTGTCACGCAAAAGCCCGAAACACTCTGCCGCTAGCCAGCAACAGTTCACCTGTGCAACATGGCGCGCGTGCTATCCACAAATGGGAATGCCTTTATATGAAACGTTTTCTTAGCATCGCCATGGCGTTGTGCATCGGCCTGACGATGGCCATCGACGCCAATGCCGCCAAGCGTTTTGGCGGTGGTAAAAGCTCGGGCGCAGCCCCGACTCACCAGACCAGCCAGATGGCGCCGTCGTCTGCCGCCGGGTCTACTGCCGCCACCGCGGGTGCGGCCGGTGCTGCTGGCGCGGCCACCAAGGCCAGCGGCGCTTCGCGCTGGCTCGGCCCTCTGGCCGGTATCGCCGCCGGTGGCCTGCTCGCCTCCATGTTCATGGGCGACGGCTTCCAGGGCATGCAGATCTTCGACATCCTGATCATGGCGGTCATCGCCTTCCTGGTCTTCCGCTTCATTGCCGCTCGTCGTCGCAAGCAGCAGGAGCAACTCGCTCCGGCCGGCCACGCGCCAATGCAGCGTGAAGTGTTCGACCAGCAGCCTGCCAGCGGTTCGATCTTCGGTGGCTCGGCAGCGCCTGTGGCCGCTCGTCCGGTCATCAACGCGCCGGCCTGGTTCAACGAGCAACGCTTCATCGAAGCCGCGCGCAACCACTTCATGGCCCTGCAACAGCACTGGGACGCGAATGAGATGGACAAGATCTCCGAGTTCGTGACCCCGCAACTGCTGGAGTTCCTCAAGCGCGAGCGGGCCGAGCTGGGTGATGGCTTCCAGTCAACCTACATCGACAACCTGCAGGTGCAATTGGATGGCGTCGACGATCGCGCCGACAAGACCATCGCCACCCTGACCTTCAGCGGTGTATCGAAGGATTCTCGCTTCGACAAAGGCGAAGCGTTCAGTGAAAGCTGGAACATGGAGCGCGCGCAGGGCGACGACCAGCCTTGGCTGGTGGCAGGTATTCGCCAGAACGGTTGAACCTTTGCCCGTTTTGCATGTTGAAATAAAAGAACCCCGGCCCAGGCCGGGGTTTTCTATTTCGCGGTTGCATCTATGGCGAGCTACTGTATAAACCGCTCCATATAAACCCGCGCCATCGAGAAAGAGGATCCCCGGACGTGGAAGAAATTATCGAACAATTGCGTGAAGCCAACGAGCCCGTACCGGTCCCGCTGGAGTTGCCCGACGAAGACTTGCTGGTCGAGATCGAGGAACAACTGTTCATCGATATCCCATTCGTCTTCAAGGAGTTTTTGCTGACCGTCAGCGATGTCGTTTATGGAAGCCTGGAACCGGTGACCGTCACCGATCCGCAATCCCACACCTACCTGCCGGATGTGGCCGCCAACGCCTGGGATGCCGGTGTCGACCGCAGCCTGATTCCGATCTGCCAGGACGGCGACGACTATTACTGCGTCGAAGAAGACGGCACCGTGGTGCTGTGGCAAGCAGACGAAGAACTGATCGCCGAAGAGACCTGGGAATCGGTCTGGCACTGGGCGCGGGATGTCTGGTTGGAAAGCTGATTCGCCAGCGTCCGGTGCAGGTCAATGCCCGGACGATCCCTTGTGATTGTCCAGCGTTTCGAGCAAGGCGACCTGCATCCGCGTATGCAGGCGGATAAACCAGCGCCAGAGCAGTGCCGCCACGGCTATCGCCGCCACCGCGATCAATACCAGCCACTTGTTGGTCGGCAGGATACTGGCCGACAAGGCTGCCAGCAGCAGGAAGATCACCAGCAGCGAAAGGAGCGGGATCACTTCGGCGATCACGCGTCGCACTCGCTGGGTGTGGCGGCCGGCCATCTCCGGCTTGACGCCCATTTCGGCCAACAGCATCGACAAGGCCTTGAGCTTGCGGTACGCCGCGATCAGGAACGGCAGGGACAAGAACAGCGCGCCGCCCCAAATCAACGCGTTTTGCCAGCTGGCATTGCTGACCCATGCCTGCAGATACGCTGACATTCGTTCGGCGAAATATCCTCCAGAGACAAAAATCGCGATAACCAACGCCAGGTTGACGCCGACCTGCAGCATGATTCGCCTGATCATGGAGGCCAGCATCGCGCCTTCACCCTGGGGCTGGATGCTGCGCAACCATTCGCCATACATGCCCAGCACACGCTTCAATCGTAGCGGCATCGCCGACGCCAACCTGACCGATAACGGATCAGCGCCCCGGATCAGGTACGGGGTCAGCAATGTCGTGAGTACCGAGACGGCCACCGCCACTGGATAAAGAAAATCGCTGGTGACCTGCAAGGTCATCCCCAATGAAGCGATGATGAAAGAAAATTCGCCGATCTGCGAAAGTCCCATCCCGACTCGCAGTGAGGTGCGTCCGTCATTGCCCGCGATAAAAGCACCCAGCCCACAAGACAGCATCTTGCCCAGTACCACCGCACAGGTAATCACTGCGATTGGCCAGGCGTACTGAAGCAAAATGGCCGGGTCGAGCATCAGCCCGATGGCCACGAAAAATATCGCGCTGAACAGATCGCGGACCGGCTCCACCAATCGTTCGATCTTCAACAGCTCACGGGACTCGGCCATGATCGCGCCGATCAGGAACGCACCGAGCACCATGCTGTATTCGAGATTCACCACCAGCAGGCAAAAACCGAAACAAAGCCCCAGCACGGTAATCAACAGCATCTCGTTACTGTCGAACTTCGCTACGTAAGCCAGCAATCTGGGTACCAGCAGAATGCCGATGACTAACGCTACGATCATGAACAACGACAGCTTTCCGACCGTGGAAAATACCTCGCCGGGACTCACCGTACCGCTGACGGCAATGCTCGACAGCAACGCGATGATGCCAATGCCGAGGATGTCCTCGACAATCAATACCCCAAAGATCAACTGCGCAAACCGCTCGTTTTTCATCTTCAAGTCATTCAAGGCCTTGACGATAATCGTGGTCGAGGAAATCGCGAGGATCGCGCCGAGGAACAGCGAGTCCATGGCGCTCCAATCGAACCAGCGGCCGATTTCATAGCCGATCCAGATCATCAATACGATCTCGAGGAACGCCGCGATAAACGCCGTGGCTCCCACCTTGAACAGCTTGCGCAGGCTGAACTCCAGGCCCAGGCAGAACATCAGGAAAATCACCCCGAGCTCGGCCAGGGTCTTGATCGTCTCTTCGTCGTGGATGAAACCGAACGGCGGTGTATGGGGGCCGATGATGAAGCCGGCGACAATGTAGCCCAGCACCACCGGTTGCTTGAAGCGATGAAAAAGTACGGTGACCAACCCGGCCGCCAGCATGATGATCGCCAGGTCTTGAATAAAACTGATGGCGTGCATAGTGGGGCTCCTTGTCGAAACGACTCTTTGGGGAGTCGGGTAGATCCGTTCCTTTTGTAGGAATTACCCGGCA
This genomic interval carries:
- the uvrD gene encoding DNA helicase II; this encodes MRDDLSLLLNSLNDAQRQAVAASVGRQLVLAGAGSGKTRVLVHRIAWLIQVENASPHSILSVTFTNKAAAEMRHRIEQLMGINPAGMWVGTFHGLAHRLLRAHWQEAGLSQTFQILDSDDQQRLVKRVIRELGLDEQRWPARQAQWFINGQKDEGLRPQHIQASGDLFLATMRSIYEAYEAACQRAGVIDFSELLLRALDLWRDHPGLLEHYQRRFRHVLVDEFQDTNAVQYAWLRLLAKGGDSLMVVGDDDQSIYGWRGAKIENIHQYSADFPDAEVIRLEQNYRSTAGILKAANALIANNTGRLGKELWTDGNEGEAINLYAAFNEHDEARYVVETIESALKTGLARSDIAILYRSNAQSRVLEEALLRERIPYRIYGGQRFFERAEIKNAMAYLRLIEGRGNDAALERVINVPTRGIGEKTVEAIRDHARHSHVSMWEAMRLLVDNKGVTGRAAGALKAFMDLIEDLAAKCREMPLHLMTQTVIEQSGLIAYHEAEKGEKGQARVENLEELVSAARNFENTEEDEDLSPLSAFLGHASLEAGDTQADEHEDSIQLMTLHSAKGLEFPYVFLVGMEEGLFPHKMSLEEPGRLEEERRLAYVGITRAMQNLVMTYAETRRLYGSETYNKVSRFVREVPKGLIQEVRLSNSVSRPFGGSQQQSASSLFGGSDIPETGFSLGQAVRHSVFGDGVILNFEGAGAQARVQVNFSEGSKWLMLGYAKLEAI
- a CDS encoding Tim44 domain-containing protein produces the protein MKRFLSIAMALCIGLTMAIDANAAKRFGGGKSSGAAPTHQTSQMAPSSAAGSTAATAGAAGAAGAATKASGASRWLGPLAGIAAGGLLASMFMGDGFQGMQIFDILIMAVIAFLVFRFIAARRRKQQEQLAPAGHAPMQREVFDQQPASGSIFGGSAAPVAARPVINAPAWFNEQRFIEAARNHFMALQQHWDANEMDKISEFVTPQLLEFLKRERAELGDGFQSTYIDNLQVQLDGVDDRADKTIATLTFSGVSKDSRFDKGEAFSESWNMERAQGDDQPWLVAGIRQNG
- a CDS encoding SMI1/KNR4 family protein encodes the protein MEEIIEQLREANEPVPVPLELPDEDLLVEIEEQLFIDIPFVFKEFLLTVSDVVYGSLEPVTVTDPQSHTYLPDVAANAWDAGVDRSLIPICQDGDDYYCVEEDGTVVLWQADEELIAEETWESVWHWARDVWLES
- a CDS encoding cation:proton antiporter, which translates into the protein MHAISFIQDLAIIMLAAGLVTVLFHRFKQPVVLGYIVAGFIIGPHTPPFGFIHDEETIKTLAELGVIFLMFCLGLEFSLRKLFKVGATAFIAAFLEIVLMIWIGYEIGRWFDWSAMDSLFLGAILAISSTTIIVKALNDLKMKNERFAQLIFGVLIVEDILGIGIIALLSSIAVSGTVSPGEVFSTVGKLSLFMIVALVIGILLVPRLLAYVAKFDSNEMLLITVLGLCFGFCLLVVNLEYSMVLGAFLIGAIMAESRELLKIERLVEPVRDLFSAIFFVAIGLMLDPAILLQYAWPIAVITCAVVLGKMLSCGLGAFIAGNDGRTSLRVGMGLSQIGEFSFIIASLGMTLQVTSDFLYPVAVAVSVLTTLLTPYLIRGADPLSVRLASAMPLRLKRVLGMYGEWLRSIQPQGEGAMLASMIRRIMLQVGVNLALVIAIFVSGGYFAERMSAYLQAWVSNASWQNALIWGGALFLSLPFLIAAYRKLKALSMLLAEMGVKPEMAGRHTQRVRRVIAEVIPLLSLLVIFLLLAALSASILPTNKWLVLIAVAAIAVAALLWRWFIRLHTRMQVALLETLDNHKGSSGH